From the Brienomyrus brachyistius isolate T26 chromosome 23, BBRACH_0.4, whole genome shotgun sequence genome, the window GCATAACTATGTAACTCTGAACTATAACTGGTTAATTTGAAGTTGGTTTCCTGTAATAATAAATTAGATGATGTTCTGTTACACTGTTTCATACATTTATCAGCTACATTCATCGTTTCATTGCCCATCTCTCTGGTTGCTGTTGCTTTATCCTTGGTGCTCGTTACTGTGAGTCAGTGATCAGTGCATCTCACACACAGGGTCACACAGGCGTCTTCATCAGCAGGCTGTGCGGCATTTAAAGAGACGGATCATGATAAAAACAGACTGCAGTGCCGCACAGTGACAGAGCAGAGCAGCTATAAGACAGCGGAGCTTTAACTGCTAATACAGTAAAATTACAGAGAGAAATAAGCCTGCATTATTTTCTGATTACATTTATTCTGCTCCTCACAGTTTGAATCTCATGACTGTTGCTGATTGTAAAGCTGCTAAAAGCTTAGTAAAGAATAGACAGTATattgtattgtgtgtgtgtgtttggggggggggtatcaagtctgcacattcatctcaTCTTGTCTGTAGCTTTCTGGCAGAGAAGGAGATGAACCTGAAACCAAAACCAGacagaaatgaaaagaaaattccTGAATGCAGCTGGAGGACAAATCAGACAGAGTGAATAAACAAACTCATGTGTACAGATTCTCTGTGTGAACTTATATAAAGTTCAAACAAAATGAAACCTCTGAAGGTAAAACAATTTTATTTAACAACTGCAGATGATGACCTCAATGTTAAAACAGACGGACTTATACCACAAAGTGCAGATGTTCTGTAAACCTAACATAGGTCTGGATTTAATGAATAAACGGAAAATCGCAAACTTTAAATACGACAACAAACAAACATCCAATTCTATACAATATTGATTATTGGGGGGAGGTCAGATCCGGAATAACCAGGCGTTTGGCTTAACTGGGTAATATGTGTTTGGGCAGAACAGAGATTCAAAAgtagactgaaaaatcagtgcTGATAAAAATCACACAAAGCTTCTTTTTCACCAAGGACCATCTCTGACATTCTCATAAACTACAGCACATACACGGCTTATATGACAAGGAATAATACAAATTTTGAAATTAATGTGCTCATGACAGTGTAAATAACCTCTCAGAAGGTATGTTCCACGGTAACAGGACTTACTGTGACATCATGGAGGGTGAACTCATGCTTTTGGTTGCTGTTGGCTGGAGTTCTCAGAATCAGTGTCAGACGCTACAGTGAAAAACCCAAAGATAAAGTCACAGGGTTTGGTTATATTCTAAACATACATACTAAAGGACTGCAGGCAATTTATTCAAGGTGATATTTCCATTTAAATCAATTCCAAATTTTAATGCtctttatacatatatacagcCTTCGCAACAGGTAATACCAAAAGTAGCAATACTCACTGCCGGCTTTCCCATAGCCTGAAACACAGAGGGACACAGAGTCAGACACAGGCACTCAGACTCTGTGCATCATTCGGGTGTCAGAGGCCCCAGTATAATGACTGTGTGCAGTTACATGCTTTGAAACATGTCACTGGTATTTCAGTGTGGACGCCATTGTTCTCTGTGTCTGCCGGCTTTTCTGTTACctgtcctgctcctcctccacaACACGACCCCAGTGACAACAGCAACGAGAGCCAGAGCAGCAGCCACAAAGCCGACGATGATGCCCCAGGAAACGCCTCCTAAAATAAGGTTAAAGCACCATGTTCACCCCTGACAGTGACGCCCATtagctgctctctctctcattaCTGTGTCGCTGCTCCTCTTACCCTGATTGGTCCTTTTTATGTTCTTCTCCTCCAGCAGCACAGCAATGTCATCCTGGAGGCTCTTGTGCTGCACGACACAGCTGTAGCTGTTCGTCTTCCAGTCCTGAGGCTTCACCGTGAGTTTTGATGCGATCTGGAATGTTCCATCTCCATTTGGCAGGGTCTCCCCCACCCACACATCACTGTGGATGTCCActccatctttctgccaggtcaCCACGATCCCTTTGGGGAAGAAGCCGGTTGCGTGGCAGGTGACAGGAGAGGAGGGGTCCTTCTGCAGGAGAGACACCTCAGGGTGGACTTGGGGAGAAAGACAAAAACATAAATGAAACGTTACACTTCATCACCAGTAATGTCTCCTGTAAATACATAATGTGATTAATATTCTACACATTTTAGCTATAAGCCTGCATCAGGACAGAGAgagctgtgccccccccaccccctcagctGTATTCTTAGTATTTCTGCCAGGAATCTAATACCATGAAATACTGCTGATTATGAGAATCAGTCCAGGTGGGACGGCAGACAGAAGCACATGGGGGGGAGATGGGAGGGGGAGCAGGAGATGAGAGGAGCTTAAACATCACGGGGGGGCTAAAGATTAggactttaaaaaataaaaattgtgtGTGGGTTCGGGCATTGTGGTCTGTGTGGTTATATAATGCCTGAGAATGAGTACAAGCTGAACTGAATGCCTGCAGTCATGCCCTGACTTcacccccccctcacacactgTAATGTGGGCAGGGTGCTGCTGTGGATGGATTCAATCTTCACTttcagcggggggggggtgtcggcaCAGACTGAGcatacagcccagattggaggTGTAGCGGAATTTTGGTACATTCATGTGCGTCGATTGCGCATGTGGAAGGAATTAATTATTAGGTGTTTCCAGTAGGTGGAATCTGTCAATCTGCTGGAAAATCACTGCTGTACAAATGTAGCATGTATGCAAAAGTGCGTGAACTGTAAGAACACAACAAAAGTGAAGGATGAACAAGGATTTAGGTCCTGTTGTGCCCTCCAGTGTGTTACAGCCTGACACTCAGTGTATCTGCTAAGCAGGACAGCCCCAGTCCCAGACCTGCTGTACTGTACCTGTCCTCTCCAGTGTGCTCTTCCCGTAGCTCACATACTTCTTCAGCCACTCAATGCATTCCTGGTTATAGTAGCTTTTTAAGTAATCCATCCGAGCTCTGTCATTGTCCCACTTCAGTTTAGTGGGAACCGCCTGCTGCATTGGAGCCACATAAGTCATGGTCTTGAAGTTCAATGCAATGAAGTCACTCCCATCATAGCCAAATTGACGAAAAGCACCTGTGGCCCCAGTTTGATCATCCCACTCACAGCCGTACATCTGCTGATATGTGTGGATACCTGAACAGAAAGAGGAGAGAATTAGCAGGCAGGTTTGATACAGTTTCATCCTCTAGGCTTCATTTTCACAGCATTTCAAACAGGCCAGTCAGCAGCTCCTCACTCTCAGCATCCTGCATGTACACTGCAGCTTTCAGGCCTTTTTAACTGAGTGACATTAAATTCACACATGAGCTGGAAGAGTAAAAATCAGACACCCCAGCTCTCCCGGAAGTTACCGGAGTCTCCCGCAAACTGACAGCAGCACATTTTATGGCCGGCACCTCGACACTCCCTGGCAGACAGCACTCAGCTTGGATGGGATCTGACATAACAGCCTACTGGCGTACTGCCCAGACATTGAAAAACAACGCTATTCCGCCATTTCCAAATAAAATTTGCCGGGGGTGAGCGGAGGGTGGGGTACTTTCTAATGAGAATACCGCGGTATATAGTATTACCATGATACTATGGAATATAAAGCTATGTAACACACAGAGGGAATGTAACCTTAGAACAGTAAGTCAGTGTGGCCTGTAACAGAACATGAGCTCTTTAGAAATTCACATGGTATTAATCTGATAAGCGTGTTTCTGGGCCTTGGACCGGCCCTCACTCCAAGGACAGCTGAGCCACAAACATCCATCCTCAGGAGGAAAGGAAGGAAGTTATTGGTCATGGGAGCACAAACCACCGGGGTCTGGCTGGCGATCGGGAAAGGAAGAGACGCGCTGGAGGACGACGTGTCTGATAAGGTGTAAGAACATGTATAACAGATGAGCATGAACTGGTGTTAGACACAGACTGCAGGGTGTCCAGCCTCGGCTTTAACTGtgatgttgcaataaagactgaatctgaGGATCTACATGAGGGGCTCCTGAGTCCTGAttggctgagaaaaaaaaacgtgtgACAATATTTCCCAAGCCtaacttccccccccccccccatcatcacaGACAAAGCtgataacaacagaatcatgtATTTCCCAATAATATTTGCCGGTGGtgagtgggaggggtattttctAATGAAAATACTGCAGTACACAGTATTACCATAATACCACCAAAGCCAAACCAGCAACCCCCCCGGTTGTCCCTCATCCAActccctgacacacacacacacagacagacagacagacagacagacacacacacacacacacacatacacatacacacagacaccacaCTAGGCTGAGGATTTAAGTGTACTTAATTAAGTGACTGTTTATAAACACTTTGTTTTGTATTAAAGCAGCTGGGccttatttaagaaataaaaaaagataaataaacagtctcaggttcccctgctgaagCGACTTAGACTCACACACAGTTTACCTAGTGAGTCACTGGACGGTGTGACTGTGGATCAGTGTGTGAGTCAGACACAGGACTCCATGCTGTGTGGGTCTGTGCAGAAACACATGAGGCGTCAGTGATGCCGCCCAGATGCTCTGATGTCCTGAGACGGGACTCAGTGTGACGCCCGAGAGGAGCCACATCAGCATTCAGTCGGGGTCAGACGGACCCCTTTGTCTGTGTCACCTGCAATCAGCCCCCCTGCCTGAAAACCACACATTTTATTCACAGAAAGCGACGCTGCACATCCAGTCGCTCCTATGTACACAGTGTCCTCAGGCCTGGACTCTCCCCctgtgcaaccccccccccgtgtgaaATACGGTGTGTAGATA encodes:
- the LOC125719457 gene encoding class I histocompatibility antigen, F10 alpha chain-like isoform X2 yields the protein MQKILLFTLILFGIDSIFAVTHFLQYVYSGSSGIPNLPEFMTVGLVDGEPFTYYDSNIRREVPRQEWVTKAVDDDYWDRNTQVSMDTEPVFKNNREIAKQCFNQTGGIHTVQWMYGCEWEDETGATGALHQFGYDGSDFIALDFKTMTYVAPVMQAVPTKLKWDNDRARMDYLKSYYNQECIEWLKKYVSYGKSTLERTVHPEVSLLQKDPSSPVTCHATGFFPKGIVVTWQKDGVDIHSDVWVGETLPNGDGTFQIASKLTVKPQDWKTNSYSCVVQHKSLQDDIAVLLEEKNIKRTNQGGVSWGIIVGFVAAALALVAVVTGVVLWRRSRTGYGKAGTSDTDSENSSQQQPKA
- the LOC125719457 gene encoding major histocompatibility complex class I-related gene protein-like isoform X1, with the protein product MRKALLFALILFGIDSIFAVTHSLQYVYSGMSGIPNFPEFVAVGLIDHESFVHYDSNSQSMTLQQEWVKKTMDPNYWDRNTQNFRGSQQVFKVAIEILKPRFNQTGGIHTYQQMYGCEWDDQTGATGAFRQFGYDGSDFIALNFKTMTYVAPMQQAVPTKLKWDNDRARMDYLKSYYNQECIEWLKKYVSYGKSTLERTVHPEVSLLQKDPSSPVTCHATGFFPKGIVVTWQKDGVDIHSDVWVGETLPNGDGTFQIASKLTVKPQDWKTNSYSCVVQHKSLQDDIAVLLEEKNIKRTNQGGVSWGIIVGFVAAALALVAVVTGVVLWRRSRTGYGKAGTSDTDSENSSQQQPKA